Proteins encoded within one genomic window of Komagataella phaffii GS115 chromosome 3, complete sequence:
- a CDS encoding Golgi-localized RING-finger ubiquitin ligase (E3), involved in ubiquitinating and sorting membrane p, with product MNVDRAQIIFFLILFFLLLGPNGGNDLSNENRNKVISFKQFKEDIQHSNEVLRNSTWEEGYGDLAGFSVSYQDALDGLNRSSPINDNFTEDQKYSILPNEISELAMDIWSAEEGTKKIRSGSFPLNVSGTLRGQFHNSNKSFTRIPMVLPPFYNYSHPLQVMVQPTTEFDDPTPTPIEEKESDINGNITDFEGDLMIRIGSLDEYTSINEYCKDTTVMSLEVEANDFDELHQHKLNLIGLYHQNSGNLVATTRTGKFDGVHALPHLTLYQELFNQSKNAMIQRTNKTHLEDLEISTMDYFRETSDNCEHVMYLHFESTGLSKDELRQIDDELFTPIGRPHKKIPPVKVTSGLLYSPDCGISINFDEIVGPRKEVQEQRLRNVILSGIVILFVQIFFSVQQMSATTTPSTISRISFSTLAILNLIDGSLSILYALCSVVYERLYLPITVSAFLSFTLASVFEMRYMISIYLSQMNERNVSMRTALQGTPVDNINETQPLVDNNETILPTTQAPTTTPQQQNLRPTILEDEQTVSGQIYTRFFFFLIAFTFLILNAILWPRKSRLIFEYITVFALSSFWVPQVYRNVYRGTRKSFNWGFVIGTSILRVLPVGYVCLYKHNVFYHHYDPIFFIVIVSWLGLQILVLQLQEFLGPRFFVPDKMLPAAYDYHPVLTESDLENGFGASEEEGHHVTHEDGHCVVDCAICMSELKVPVVSRKGLGNEESTEHSNIPGILSRRVYMVTPCRHLFHSECLESWMQYKLQCPVCRNPLPPL from the coding sequence aTGAATGTTGACAGGGCTCAGATAATATTTTTTCTgatcctcttcttcctaTTACTAGGTCCAAATGGGGGTAATGATTTATCCAATGAGAACAGGAATAAAgttatttctttcaagcAATTTAAGGAAGATATTCAGCATTCGAACGAGGTACTTCGCAATAGCACATGGGAAGAGGGTTACGGAGATCTAGCAGGATTTTCAGTATCTTATCAAGATGCATTGGACGGTTTGAATCGTTCGTCTCCCATCAACGATAATTTTACAGAAGATCAAAAGTATTCTATTCTACCTAACGAGATCAGTGAACTTGCCATGGATATCTGGAGTGCGGAAGAGGGCACAAAAAAAATTCGGTCGGGCTCTTTTCCGCTAAATGTCTCTGGTACGCTACGAGGCCAATTCCATAATTCCAACAAATCATTCACTCGTATACCCATGGTGTTACCTCCATTTTACAACTATAGCCACCCTTTACAAGTGATGGTACAACCAACAACAGAATTCGATGATCCAACCCCTACACCAATagaggaaaaagagtcTGACATAAATGGAAATATCACCGACTTTGAGGGCGATCTGATGATAAGAATAGGCTCGTTAGATGAGTACACTTCAATTAATGAGTATTGCAAGGATACTACAGTTATGTCACTAGAGGTCGAGGCAAATGATTTTGACGAATTGCATCAGCATAAACTGAATCTGATTGGTCTTTACCACCAGAATTCTGGAAATTTGGTCGCTACCACTCGTactggaaagtttgatgGAGTGCATGCATTACCCCACCTCACTCTTTATCAAGAATTGTTCAATCAGAGTAAGAATGCAATGATTCAAAGGACAAATAAAACCCACTTAGAAGATTTAGAAATATCAACTATGGATTATTTCAGAGAAACCTCGGATAACTGTGAGCATGTCATGTATTTGCATTTTGAGAGTACTGGTCTCTCTAAAGATGAACTACGTCAAATTGACGATGAATTATTTACCCCAATTGGAAGACCTCATAAGAAAATACCCCCAGTGAAGGTAACATCTGGTTTGTTGTATTCTCCTGATTGTGGTATATCTATAaattttgatgaaattgttggGCCAAGAAAGGAAGTACAAGAACAAAGATTGCGAAATGTCATTCTATCCGGTATAGTGATTCTCTTtgtccaaatcttcttttccGTTCAACAAATGAGTGCCACAACGACACCATCTACCATATCGAgaatctctttctccaCACTTGCTATTTTGAATCTCATTGATGGATCATTAAGCATATTATACGCACTCTGTTCTGTGGTTTATGAAAGATTATACCTACCGATTACAGTGAGTGCGTTTCTCTCGTTTACCCTGGCAAgtgtctttgaaatgaGGTATATGATATCGATTTATCTATCTCAAATGAACGAAAGAAATGTTAGCATGAGAACAGCGTTACAAGGAACACCGGTTGATAACATCAACGAAACTCAACCACTAGTTGACAACAATGAGACAATTCTACCCACGACCCAGGCACCAACAACGACCCCACAGCAACAAAACCTTAGGCCTACTATCCTAGAAGATGAGCAAACTGTCAGTGGTCAAATTTACACTaggtttttctttttcttgatcgCATTTACATTTTTGATTCTTAACGCCATTCTTTGGCCAAGAAAATCCAGGCTGATCTTTGAGTATATTACAGTTTTTGCTTTGAGTTCGTTTTGGGTACCCCAAGTTTACAGGAATGTTTATAGAGGGACCAGAAAATCATTTAATTGGGGCTTTGTTATTGGAACATCTATCCTAAGAGTTCTTCCTGTTGGTTATGTGTGTCTTTACAAGCATAATGTGTTTTATCATCACTATGATccaatctttttcattgtcATTGTATCATGGTTGGGTTTACAAATCCTCGTTCTCCAGTTGCAAGAATTCCTGGGACCAAGATTCTTTGTTCCAGATAAGATGCTACCTGCTGCCTATGATTATCATCCTGTTCTGACTGAAtctgatcttgaaaatggGTTTGGCGCATCTGAAGAGGAGGGACATCATGTCACACATGAGGATGGCCATTGTGTTGTAGATTGTGCTATCTGCATGAGTGAGCTTAAAGTCCCTGTTGTATCTAGAAAGGGTCTAGGAAATGAAGAATCCACCGAGCATTCAAATATTCCAGGAATTTTATCCAGAAGAGTATACATGGTTACACCATGTAGGCATTTATTCCACTCCGAGTGTCTTGAATCATGGATGCAATACAAACTTCAATGCCCTGTTTGCAGAAATCCTTTACCCCCACTATGA
- a CDS encoding Essential t-SNARE that forms a complex with Tlg2p and Vti1p and mediates fusion of endosome-derived has product MDPFNDVYKDAVSQVNQLDGIINNLTPKNINQSNIDDIENNKQELNETIQDLRDTVRIIRENNDNYNISEKELDERIAKVDKISATFQQLNLHWNDKLAKRPKEVTTMANRISQDYGNENPFNNDTAFQEFQQQEVLREQDQHLDSVYNTMQNIHLQASTMGTELEDQGILLDDLDTDFDRVGGKLTSGVKRIEWFIEKNKERASDCCIILLIIALIFLLVLLFIA; this is encoded by the coding sequence ATGGATCCATTTAATGATGTTTACAAAGATGCCGTCTCCCAGGTTAATCAGCTGGATGGCATCATAAATAATCTCACACCCAAGAACATCAACCAAAGTAATATTGACGATATTGAGAATAATAAACAGGAACTAAATGAAACAATCCAGGATCTCAGGGACACTGTTAGAATCATACGAGAGAACAACGACAATTATAAtatctctgaaaaagaactcGACGAGAGGATAGCAAAAGTCGATAAGATCTCTGCTACCTTTCAACAGCTGAATTTACATTGGAATGATAAACTGGCCAAGAGACCTAAGGAAGTTACCACAATGGCAAATAGAATATCACAGGATTACGGTAACGAGAACCCATTTAATAATGACACTGCTTTCCAGGAATTCCAACAGCAGGAGGTGTTGAGAGAGCAGGACCAGCATCTTGATAGCGTCTACAACACCATGCAAAACATTCATCTTCAAGCCTCCACTATGGGTACAGAGCTGGAGGACCAAGGTATCCTATTGGATGATCTGGATACAGACTTTGATCGGGTTGGAGGCAAGTTGACCTCTGGCGTTAAGAGAATCGAGTGGTTCATAGAAAAGAATAAGGAAAGAGCTAGCGACTGTTGTATCATATTGCTGATTATTGCGTTGATATTTCTGTTAGTGTTACTATTTATTGCTTAG
- a CDS encoding C-4 methyl sterol oxidase, catalyzes the first of three steps required to remove two C-4 methyl grou: MTEIFNSTYLDSIRGPTFSDITKNIFATQPHLTFLEKIWAAYYTYMSNDTLATGLLFFMVHELMYFGRCLPWFIIDQIPYFRKWKIQPKQIPSNKEQWECLKSVLKSHFLVEALPIWTFHPLCKTLGISVAVPFPSWKTLALQFSVFFVLEDLWHYWFHRLFHYGAFYKYIHKQHHRYAAPFGLAAEYAHPVEVMALGFGTVGFPLLWAYFTRDLHLFTITCWITLRLFQAVDAHSGYDFPWSLHNFVPFWAGAEHHDLHHHYFIGNYASSFRWWDYTLDTEAGPEAKKEREERMKLKAERKAAALAQKNKKIA; the protein is encoded by the coding sequence ATGACagaaatcttcaactccACCTACTTGGACTCTATAAGAGGCCCTACTTTCAGTGACATTACCAAGAATATCTTTGCCACTCAGCCTCACTTAACGTTCTTAGAGAAAATATGGGCTGCTTACTACACGTATATGAGCAATGACACCCTTGCCACGGGTCTATTATTTTTCATGGTCCACGAGCTCATGTATTTCGGAAGATGTCTTCCTTGGTTCATCATTGACCAGATTCCTTACTTCCGTAAATGGAAGATTCAGCCAAAGCAAATTCCCTCCAACAAGGAGCAGTGGGAATGTTTGAAAAGTGTTTTGAAATCCCATTTTTTGGTTGAGGCCTTACCAATTTGGACTTTCCACCCTCTCTGTAAAACTTTGGGTATATCAGTTGCCGTTCCCTTCCCTTCTTGGAAGACGTTAGCATTGCAATTTTCcgttttctttgttttggAGGATTTGTGGCACTATTGGTTTCATAGGTTATTCCACTATGGTGCATTCTACAAGTACATTCACAAGCAGCATCATAGATATGCCGCTCCTTTTGGACTGGCTGCAGAGTATGCCCACCCTGTTGAAGTGATGGCTCTTGGTTTTGGTACTGTTGGATTCCCTCTCCTGTGGGCTTATTTCACCCGAGACTTACACTTGTTCACCATTACTTGTTGGATCACTCTTAGATTATTCCAAGCTGTTGACGCCCATTCTGGTTACGACTTCCCTTGGTCATTGCATAACTTTGTACCGTTCTGGGCTGGCGCAGAGCACCATGATCTGCACCACCACTACTTCATTGGAAATTATGCTTCCAGTTTCAGATGGTGGGATTACACCCTGGACACGGAAGCTGGTCCTGAGGCCAAGAAGGAACGTGAAGAACGTATGAAGCTAAAGGCCGAAAGAAAGGCTGCTGCTTTGGCtcagaagaacaagaaaatTGCATAG
- a CDS encoding 5-phospho-ribosyl-1(alpha)-pyrophosphate synthetase, synthesizes PRPP, which is required for nucleot, with amino-acid sequence MATNSIKLLASDTHYALAELVSKRLGTPLTNVAIKRDSNKEVSFSIGESIRDEDIFIIMQIGSGIVNDKVIELLIMINACKTASARRITAILPNFPYARQDRKDKSRAPITAKLMADMLTTAGCDHVVTMDLHASQIQGFFDIPVDNLYAEPSVVKYIRETVNIDEAIIISPDAGGAKRAAGLADRLDLNFALIHKERARANEVSRMVLVGDVTDKVCIIVDDMADTCGTLAKAAEVLLDNGAKKVIAIVTHGILSGNAIKNINNSNLDRVVCTNTVPFEEKLPQCPRLDTIDISGVLAESIRRLHNGESISYLFRNATL; translated from the coding sequence ATGGCTACAAATTCTATCAAACTTCTTGCCAGTGACACCCACTATGCATTGGCAGAGTTGGTCTCCAAGAGATTAGGCACACCACTTACGAATGTTGCCATTAAAAGAGATTCCAACAAGGAAGTCTCCTTCTCAATAGGTGAATCTATCAGAGACGAGGATATTTTCATCATAATGCAAATTGGTTCTGGTATTGTCAATGATAAGGTCATCGAATTATTGATTATGATTAACGCCTGTAAAACAGCTTCAGCAAGAAGAATCACGGCGATATTGCCAAACTTTCCTTATGCCAGGCAGGATAGGAAAGACAAATCACGAGCTCCTATTACCGCTAAACTGATGGCTGATATGTTGACTACGGCAGGGTGTGACCATGTGGTGACCATGGATCTCCATGCCTCTCAAATCCAAGGGTTCTTTGATATTCCTGTTGATAACCTTTATGCTGAGCCAAGTGTGGTGAAGTATATTCGTGAAACTGTCAATATCGATGAAGCCATTATAATTTCTCCTGACGCTGGAGGAGCAAAAAGAGCTGCAGGCTTAGCTGATCGATTGGACTTGAACTTTGCCCTGATACACAAAGAAAGAGCCCGCGCCAATGAAGTTTCACGAATGGTATTGGTTGGTGATGTCACGGATAAAGTTTGCATCATTGTAGATGATATGGCCGATACTTGTGGAACTTTAGCTAAAGCTGCTGAGGTTCTACTAGACAATGGAGCTAAGAAGGTTATTGCTATTGTCACGCATGGGATTCTATCTGGAAATGCCATCAAGAATATTAACAACTCTAACCTAGACAGAGTGGTTTGTACGAACACAGTTCcctttgaagagaaattaCCACAGTGCCCCAGATTGGATACCATTGATATCAGCGGAGTTTTAGCTGAGAGTATCAGAAGGTTGCACAACGGAGAGAGTATTTCCTACTTGTTTAGAAATGCTACTTTGtaa
- a CDS encoding Oxidoreductase of the mitochondrial inner membrane, involved in cytoplasmic and mitochondrial iron h — MIRQFVRFYSQKVAILPVPYGLSRFGVAPDHPEVKECQTRFEEVAHDKRFNFYGNVDIGKDVSIEMLKDNYNAVIFAYGCSEDNKLNIKGADHKGVISSRQFVGWYNGVFDLQDLNPPLEKARRVVIIGNGNVALDLTRVLLGPVDPLWKSTDITAKAISKLKESKVEHVTIVGRRGLLQSAFTNKELKELIDMHSIGVGFKGVSEDHIAPFAPLAKNLGRVQKRRLDLLTKYFQKVKNSTKTACTKEWELQYLLSPKEIIAKDDQLLSKVVFEHNVLVQPDIDVPVSIEPTGEFTELPADLLIYSTGYKGSAIQGLIEAGIPFNEKKGYIPNKDGRVSPGIYASGWIRRGATGAIASTMMDAFFVAETVLSDLDNSSTEKHGLGHYISKQNKPVVTWQDWEKIQQHESEAGTSLGKTREKLTTIDQVLELIK; from the exons ATGATCAGACAGTTTGTCAGGTTTTATTCGCAAAAAGTGGCCATT ctgCCTGTTCCTTACGGCTTGTCCCGATTCGGGGTGGCTCCGGACCATCCAGAGGTAAAGGAATGCCAAACAAGATTCGAAGAGGTAGCTCACGACAAGCGTTTCAACTTTTATGGTAACGTCGATATTGGCAAAGATGTCTCAATTGAGATGCTAAAGGATAACTACAATGCTGTCATTTTTGCCTATGGGTGCAGCGAGGACAATAAGCTTAATATCAAAGGTGCCGATCATAAAGGTGTCATAAGTTCTCGTCAATTTGTTGGCTGGTACAACGGTGTCTTTGATTTGCAAGATCTTAATCCTCCGTTAGAGAAGGCGCGTCGTGTTGTGATTATAGGCAATGGAAACGTCGCACTCGATCTTACACGAGTACTTTTAGGTCCTGTGGATCCACTATGGAAATCCACAGATATAACGGCTAAAGCAATTTCCAAGTTAAAAGAGTCAAAAGTGGAACATGTAACTATCGTCGGAAGAAGAGGGTTGCTACAAAGTGCCTTCACCAATAAAGAACTGAAGGAGTTGATAGATATGCATTCAATTGGAGTAGGGTTTAAAGGTGTCTCTGAAGATCATATTGCTCCTTTTGCCCCACTTGCAAAAAATCTGGGGAGAGTACAAAAGAGAAGGTTGGATCTTCTTACTAAGtactttcaaaaagtcaagaatAGCACCAAAACTGCATGTACCAAGGAATGGGAGTTACAGTATCTACTTTCTCCCAAAGAGATTATTGCCAAAGATGACCAACTTCTATCCAAAGTAGTGTTTGAACACAACGTATTAGTTCAGCCTGATATAGATGTTCCGGTGTCAATAGAGCCGACGGGTGAATTCACTGAGCTACCCGCAGACCTATTAATATACTCTACGGGTTACAAAGGATCTGCCATCCAAGGCTTGATTGAGGCGGGAATTCCCTTCAACGAGAAAAAGGGATATATTCCAAACAAAGATGGTAGGGTATCGCCGGGAATTTATGCATCAGGATGGATCAGAAGGGGTGCTACTGGAGCCATTGCATCTACTATGATGGATGCATTTTTCGTGGCGGAGACAGTGTTAAGTGACTTGGACAACTCTTCAACTGAAAAACATGGATTGGGCCACTACATAAGCAAGCAGAATAAGCCAGTAGTAACATGGCAAGACTGGGAAAAAATACAGCAACACGAGTCCGAAGCGGGAACCTCACTGGGCAAGACCAGAGAAAAACTCACCACAATTGATCAAGTGTTGGAACTCATCAAATGA
- a CDS encoding 60S ribosomal protein L20, protein MSSTNTVPPVSQYKEFEVIGRRLPTETVPEPKLYRMTIFAKNETIAKSRYWYFLQKLHKVKRASGEIVAIKEVLEERPTEVKTFGIWIRYDSRSGTHNMYKEYRDVTRVGAVQGMYQDLASRHRARFRSIHILKVVELTNDDDIKRQYVRQFLEKDLKFPLPHRVPKTQALYASKRPSTFY, encoded by the coding sequence ATGTCCAGTACTAACACAGTTCCTCCAGTGTCTCAATACAAAGAATTCGAAGTTATTGGCCGTCGTCTGCCCACTGAGACCGTTCCAGAGCCAAAGTTGTACCGTATGACCATCTTTGCTAAGAACGAAACTATTGCTAAGTCTCGTTACTGGTACTTCTTGCAGAAGCTGCACAAGGTCAAGAGAGCTTCTGGTGAGATCGTCGCCATCAAGGAAGTCCTTGAGGAGCGTCCAACTGAGGTTAAGACTTTCGGTATCTGGATTAGATACGACTCTAGATCCGGTACTCACAACATGTACAAGGAATACCGTGATGTTACCAGAGTTGGTGCTGTCCAAGGAATGTATCAGGACTTGGCTTCCAGACACAGAGCTAGATTTAGATCTATCCACATTCTGAAGGTTGTTGAGTTGACTAACGACGACGACATCAAGCGTCAATACGTCAGACAattcttggagaaggaTCTGAAATTCCCATTGCCACACAGAGTTCCTAAGACTCAGGCACTTTATGCTTCTAAGCGTCCATCCACTTTCTACTAA
- a CDS encoding Mitochondrial intermembrane space cysteine motif protein has translation MGNAMSQSVAPECTELKNKYDSCFNSWYTDKFLQGKSLQNECEGLWDDYRECLEAYLIKKGIKPMVDETAKDAPFEEKGELQSKEKK, from the exons ATGGGCAACGCAATGTCACAAAGTGTAGCACCAGAGTGTACAGAACTGAAAAACAAATACGATTCCTGCTTTAACAGTTGGTACACGGATAAATTCTTGCAAGGAAAGAGCCTCCAGAACGAATGTGAGGGATTATGGGATGACTACAGGGAATGTCTGGAA GCCTATTTGATTAAAAAAGGAATCAAACCTATGGTGGATGAGACTGCAAAGGATGctccatttgaagaaaaaggagagcttcaatcaaaagagaagaaatga
- a CDS encoding Thiamine pyrophosphokinase, phosphorylates thiamine to produce the coenzyme thiamine pyrophosphate (, producing the protein MVFIKTTEPNFVAENADLVDIPVPTDPSINVIRPLHPIIRYQIDDNKVPGKTCLVILNQKINLFPRVFEKLWDNTYLRVCADGGANQLLSFVRENGLDEQKYLPKYIVGDMDSLTEETKNYYLSTGKVIVKTQSSQYATDFDKAITVCFLHFNYPNFFNDFDTLNLDDNNGLTTLKNSLDTKEFTVPLDMIFLGAIGGRFDQTIHSIGELYKHASDNLLQMRFFNTEYLEIIFLVPKGTNFIVLEKQHVDDPLCYLGLLPLNNPFIMHTKGLKYDVANYASSMTGNISSSNYNVGSNGFYVQNTDHLVVNIDLNHILGEV; encoded by the coding sequence ATGGTATTCATAAAAACAACGGAACCAAATTTTGTGGCGGAGAATGCTGATTTAGTTGATATACCAGTTCCTACTGATCCTTCTATAAATGTGATACGGCCACTGCATCCCATAATTCGATACCAGATTGACGATAACAAAGTGCCCGGTAAGACATGCTTGGTGATACTGAATCAGAAAATAAACCTCTTCCCGAGGgtgtttgaaaaactttggGATAACACATATTTACGGGTATGTGCAGACGGTGGGGCCAACCAATTGCTGTCATTTGTGCGAGAGAATGGTTTAGATGAGCAAAAGTATCTTCCAAAGTATATTGTTGGAGACATGGACTCCCTAACAGAAGAGACCAAAAATTACTATCTAAGTACCGGAAAAGTGATTGTGAAAACTCAATCAAGTCAATATGCTACAGATTTTGATAAAGCCATCACGGTGTGCTTTCTTCACTTCAACTatccaaactttttcaatgattttgataCCTTGAATCTTGACGATAATAATGGACTcacaactttgaagaattccTTGGACACCAAAGAATTTACCGTGCCCTTGGACATGATCTTTTTGGGTGCTATAGGTGGAAGGTTTGACCAGACCATCCATTCGATAGGTGAACTCTACAAACATGCATCAGATAACCTACTCCAAATGAGGTTTTTCAACACAGAATACTTAGAGATTATCTTTCTTGTACCCAAGGGCACTAATTTCATTGTCCTAGAGAAACAGCATGTGGATGATCCTTTATGTTATTTGGGGCTGTTGCCCTTGAACAATCCGTTTATAATGCACACCAAAGGTTTGAAATACGATGTTGCCAACTATGCAAGTTCAATGACTGGTAACATAAGCTCCAGCAACTACAACGTTGGAAGCAATGGTTTCTACGTCCAAAACACCGATCATTTGGTGGTTAATATAGATTTGAATCATATTCTAGGCGAGGTATGA
- a CDS encoding uncharacterized protein (Putative protein of unknown function, contains a zinc finger region and has homology to human BRAP2), whose protein sequence is MYNIVIDLDSPKELLLKARDQSEITSLRNLKALLAGNQIFGEDGLDLDYWSTTVLKHHNIFVKSNTKQAQPHLALNFKKRSNIVEEIRNTLSKVQNTRIGVPDYRYTRIELIAFDKMHDTNYEKTDYLRASFLGYGVIRLFREEINEKTTEDAELGPEPTSRSKIAAILAVPTYMSISAILKLVGENFVKDVVHFRIFKTQQYKRYMCILKFQSEDQCAAFQRALNGKPFNSIERERCQVVQVNKIIINSPHDKANKSEELNFTYGIIELPTCPVCLERMDTNMTGLLTIPCQHTFHCQCLAKWRDDTCPVCRYSQKERTSKDVTSEASQCSVCGDTANLWICLICGNVGCDRYNSAHAVNHFKETSHCFAMQIETQRIWDYAGDQYVHRLIQNQTDGKLVELSLNNEKAGSSSDSNGKNYSADKVDTMELEYSKLMIAQLEEYEKNMTKIMEEEKIRFANLQTAMGRLGTDSKVSERTKELETKLDQMMQKYDEEKTLALVLTEKLEFFDKQTSQLKKENEDLKEEINDLLMHFQTMEKYKDADESVKEGKLVLKPSRKSSRKGSRK, encoded by the coding sequence ATGTACAATATTGTCATTGACCTTGATTCACCCAAAGAGTTACTTTTAAAGGCCAGGGATCAATCAGAAATTACAAGCTTACGCAATCTGAAAGCTCTACTAGCTGGTAATCAGATTTTCGGAGAAGACGGCTTGGACTTGGACTATTGGAGCACCACAGTACTAAAACACCATAATATTTTTGTCAAGAGTAATACAAAGCAAGCACAGCCCCATCTTGctctcaatttcaaaaagagaTCAAACATAGTTGAGGAAATTAGGAACACTTTAAGTAAGGTGCAAAATACTCGCATAGGCGTTCCCGATTATAGATATACCCGGATCGAATTGATAGCGTTCGACAAAATGCATGACACTAACTATGAGAAGACAGACTACCTTAGAGCTTCCTTTCTTGGCTATGGCGTTATAAGATTGTTCAGAGAGGAAATAAACGAAAAGACTACAGAAGATGCTGAACTTGGTCCCGAACCTACCTCTCGAAGCAAAATAGCTGCTATTTTAGCTGTTCCAACCTACATGTCAATCTCAGCCATACTAAAACTCGTCGGAGAGAACTTTGTTAAGGATGTTGTTCATTTCCGAATATTCAAGACCCAACAATATAAACGATACATGTGCATCCTAAAGTTTCAGAGCGAGGATCAATGTGCCGCTTTCCAGCGAGCTCTAAATGGAAAACCCTTTAACTCAATAGAACGAGAAAGATGTCAGGTGGTCCAAGTTAACAAAATAATTATCAATTCCCCTCACGACAAGGCTAATAAAAGCGAGGAACTCAATTTTACCTATGGTATTATAGAACTTCCAACTTGCCCAGTTTGTCTAGAACGAATGGACACTAACATGACAGGATTATTGACTATTCCATGCCAACACACTTTTCATTGTCAATGTTTGGCCAAATGGAGAGATGATACCTGTCCCGTTTGTAGGTACTCTCAAAAAGAGAGAACATCCAAAGATGTAACAAGTGAAGCCAGCCAATGTTCCGTTTGTGGAGACACAGCAAACCTATGGATATGTCTTATATGCGGTAACGTGGGATGCGATCGATATAACTCAGCACATGCTGTAaaccatttcaaagaaacatcGCACTGCTTTGCAATGCAAATAGAAACACAGAGAATATGGGACTATGCTGGCGATCAGTATGTTCATAGGttgattcaaaatcagaCAGATGGAAAATTAGTGGAGTTGTCTCTCAATAACGAGAAAGCtggatcttcttctgattctaATGGAAAGAACTATTCAGCTGACAAGGTTGATACCATGGAGCTGGAATACTCTAAACTGATGATTGCACAACTAGAGGAGTATGAAAAGAACATGACCAAGATAAtggaggaagaaaagataCGATTTGCAAATTTGCAGACAGCTATGGGCCGATTGGGCACAGACTCCAAAGTGAGTGAAAGAACAAAGGAATTGGAAACGAAGCTTGATCAAATGATGCAAAAAtacgatgaagaaaaaacctTAGCCTTGGTATTGactgaaaaacttgaattttttgataagCAAACCAGTCAGCTCAAGAAGGAGAACGAGGATCTCAAAGAGGAAATCAACGACCTACTAATGCATTTTCAAACGATGGAGAAGTACAAAGATGCAGATGAATCTGTAAAGGAAGGGAAATTGGTGCTGAAGCCGTCTAGAAAGTCCAGCAGGAAGGGCTCCAGAAAGTAA